CTCAAGGGCCTCGTTGATGAGGCGAAGTTCCATTTCATCGAGGTTCAGGGTAAAAGCCTGGTCCGTTGGGGAAAGGGCGCTGTCAACCCTCTTGAGGGCCAGGTCCCCCATCCCCAGGCTATCGGCCGAAGAAAGGATCATGGCTCTTTCGATAACGTTCTTGAGCTCACGCACGTTCCCCGGCCAGTCGTACTCCTTCATGGCCCTGGCCGCGTCAGGCTCTATCTTCCTGATCTCCTTGCCCAGGTCTTTGCTGAAATCGGCCAGGAACCGCTCGGCCAGAGGAAGGATATCTTCCCTGCGCTCCCTCAGGGGCGGTATCGTGACAGGAAGTACGTTGAGGCGGTAGAACAGATCTTCACGGAAAGCCTTTTCCCTGATGCGCTCTTCAAGGTCCTTGTTAGTGGCGGCAATGACACGGACGTCTACCGAGATGTCCCGGGTCCCTCCCACCCTTTTGAAGGTGCGGGATTCAAGGATGCGCAGCAGTTTGGCCTGCAGGGCCAGGTCCATGTCCCCGATCTCATCTAAAAACAGAGTCCCGCCATCGGTAACCTCGAAGAGGCCCTTTTTCAGCTCCTTGGCATCGGTAAAAGCCCCCCGCTCATGGCCGAACAGTTCGCTCTCCAACAGTTCTCTCGGCAGGGCCGTGCAGTTCAGGGGCATGAACGGCTTGTCGCACCGGCTGCTCTCGTAGTGGATGGCCTGGGCTATGAGGTCCTTCCCGGTGCCGCTCTCACCCGTGAGAAGGACGGTAGCAGTATCCGAAAGGGCGATCTTGCGCGCCACCTCCACCACCTCTTCCATCATCTTGCTCTTGAAGGTGAAGTTGTGAAAGCCGTACCTCACGCTATCCTTTTCCCGGAAACGGATGACCTCATCCCTCAGCCGCCTGGTCTCCAGGGCCTTGTCCACCACCAGCCTGACCTCCTCCAGGTTAAACGGCTTGGGGATATAGTCAAAGGCCCCGTCCTTCATGGCCTTGACCGCGACCGAAAGATCAGAGGTGGCCGT
This DNA window, taken from bacterium, encodes the following:
- a CDS encoding sigma-54 dependent transcriptional regulator, with protein sequence MSSKGRILVVDDEYLIRWSLQQSLVEQGYEVFLAASAEEGLALMEREAPDLALLDIQLPGMSGMELLPGIRERRPDCVVIMVTATSDLSVAVKAMKDGAFDYIPKPFNLEEVRLVVDKALETRRLRDEVIRFREKDSVRYGFHNFTFKSKMMEEVVEVARKIALSDTATVLLTGESGTGKDLIAQAIHYESSRCDKPFMPLNCTALPRELLESELFGHERGAFTDAKELKKGLFEVTDGGTLFLDEIGDMDLALQAKLLRILESRTFKRVGGTRDISVDVRVIAATNKDLEERIREKAFREDLFYRLNVLPVTIPPLRERREDILPLAERFLADFSKDLGKEIRKIEPDAARAMKEYDWPGNVRELKNVIERAMILSSADSLGMGDLALKRVDSALSPTDQAFTLNLDEMELRLINEALERARNNQSVAAKLLGVSRDTLRYRMKKHGLL